CGCTGATCCCGACCGGCCGGGCACCGGCGGCGGCGAACTCGGCGGCCAGATCACGGAAATGGCAGGCCTCGGCGGTGCAGCCCGGGGTAAGGGCGGCGGGATAGAAGAACAGCACCACCGGCCCGTCGCCGAGGAGTTCGGACAGCCGACGGCTCGTCCCGGTCTCGTCCGGCAGCGTGAAGTCCTCGACCGTGTCGCCCACGTTGACCCGAGACGTCATGACCGGCCCTCCCCGCTCCGGGCGACACCGCGCGCCCACAGCACGAGCGGCACCTGCAGCGGGAGCCGGGCGAGAGCCGCGGCCTTGAGCGGTGCGGGGCGACGGCGGCAGTCCGCGGCCATCTGGACGTTGGCGGGGAACACGCCGACGAAGAAGGCAGCGGCCGCCCGAGCGGCGACACGGCGGGTACGGGGCAGCGCCACCCCGGCCGCCAGCGCCAGTTCGGCGGCACCGCTCGCATAGGTCCAGGAGCGCGGCGCACCCGGCAGAGCACGCGGGACCATCGCGTCGAACTGCCGTGGCGCGACGAAGTGGGTGAGGCCCGCGGCGGCCAAGAGGCCGGCGAGCAACAAGGGCGAGCGGTCCGGCCGTGGCACGGTTCCTCCTCTGGGGGCCTGTTGCGCGATATTACTGGACGGTCAGTGGTGGTGGGGCGGGGTACGCACGTCGATGACCGCTCTTGGAGGCTGAGCCCCTTGCCGGGCACTCCAAGGAGGACGCCCGACAGGCCAGGCAAAAGACGCACGACGTCGTTCGGCTGTGACGATGGACTGCCTCCCGTGGGCCGCTCACGCCGTCAAGGCGTGCAGGGGTGCACCGGCCGAGGCTGCCGCATCCCGCGCGGCGGCCCGTACCGGGTACGTGGTCTTCGCCGGGTCCACCAGCGGATCTCCCAGGACGATCCGGCCCGCGGCGTGCAGCGTGTCGCACTCGTCCGTGGGCAGCGCCATGTAACAGGCGCCGCGCCCGGCCTGGGAAGTCAGGGGGAGCCAATAGCCGTACCGGCGGCGCCCGTTGGCATGCACCGTGAGGCAGACGGGGAAACGCTGCTCCGTGATCAGACGCAGAACCTCGGCACCGCCAGGGCTGAGCGGAGTGTGCGGGCGCGGGAGGGGGCGGAGTACCGTCACCGGCCTTCGCTCACGGCTCGCGGCGCGGTGGTGGGGGGTGGGCGTCATGTGCGTGCGGCCTTTCGACGGACGGATTTGATCACGGTACCGCCCGGAGCGGTGACGTTGTTGCTGCTTGGCATTGTTCCGCAGGCCACTGACAATGCCGGTTCGCCCGGGGACACCTTCACGGGCCATGGGCCGGGCACGGTCACCCGTGGTGAGCCGGCCGCTGCCTGTTCGCGGGGTGGCCGCCCCGCCCGAGGTCCCTCCGGAAGGCACCAGGCAGCTCCCAGACCTCGCGGACCGACCAGCCCAGTGGTCTGGAGTCGGTCAGATGAACGAGGTGGTACGCAACTGGGCACCTCCAGCAAGGAGTTGAGGGGAAGGCCTGATGATGACCGGAACAACGACACGCGATCCGACTTCGAACACACGTGTTTGAGTCGCATCCCCACCCGCGTAGTCTCGCGGGCCGCACGCCGCCGGCCCCGGATTCATGGGGCGCACCCGCTGCCGGTCGTGGCCGAAACGCCGTCAGCCGATACCCAAGTGACCACTGAGGTTGGCGGAATGACGGCGCCCCCCTCGCGCGGGCACACGCCGTGCCGGCGGACGACCCCGGGTGGGCGGGAGCGGCCACCCGCCGGCGGCTGAGCTCCGGGCTCAAGGCAGCGGCTGCTCCGCCCAGATCACCTTGCCGGCGGGGGTGTAGCGGGTGCCCCAGCGTTCGGCGAGCTGGGCGACCAGGAACAGTCCGCGTCCGCCCTCGTCCGTGGTGGCCGCATACCGCAGGTGAGGCGAGGTGCTGCTGCCGTCGAAGACCTCGCAGATCAGGGTGCGGTCGCGGACCATGCGGACCCGGATGGGGCCGCTGCCGTGGCGGATCGCGTTGGTGACCAGCTCGCTGAGGATCAGCTCCGTGGTGAACACCATCTCGTCCAGTTCCCACTCGGTGAGCTGCCGGGTGACCGAGGCGCGCACCACGCCGACGGCGGCCGGTTCGGACGGCACCTGCCACTCGGCGATCCGGTCGGCACCGAGCGCGTGGGTACGGGCGACGATGAGGGCGATGTCGTCGCTCGGCCGGGCCGGCAGGAGGGCGTCGAGAACGGCCCGGCAGGTGTCCTCCGGTGACCGGTCGGCTCCGGCCAGGGCGGTGCCCAACACCTCGAGACCGGTGTCGATGTCCCGCTCCCGGTCCTCGACGAGCCCGTCCGTGTACAGGACGAGCCGGCTGCCTTCCTCCAGCTCCAGTTCGGCCGTCTCGAACGGGAGGCCGCCCAGGCCGAGCGGCGGACCGGCCGGCACCTCGGGGAACGCGACGCTGCCGTCGGGACGCACCACCGCCGGCGGCGGGTGGCCGGCCCGCGCGATCGCGCAGCGCCGGGAGGTCGGGTCGTAGATGGCGTACAGGCAGGTGGCGCCGGTGATGGTGGCTCCGCTGCCCTCCGCCACCTCGTCCTGGTCGATGCGGCCGACCAGCTCGTCCAGGAGCCCGAGGAGCTCGTCGGGCGGTAGGTCCAGGGCGGAGAAGTTGTGCACCGCGGTACGCAGCCGCCCCATCGTCGCCGCGGCGTGCAGCCCGTGGCCGACGACGTCGCCCACGACGACCGCGACACGGGCGCCGGGCAGCGGCAGTACGTCGAACCAGTCCCCGCCCACCCCCGCCTGCGCGGGAAGGTAGCGGTAGGCGATGTCCAGGGCGCTCTGCTCGGGCAGGCTGCGGGGGAGCAGACTGCGCTGCAGCGTCACGGCCATGGTGTGCTCGCGGGTGTAGCGGCGCGCGTTGTCGATGGACACCGCCGCGCGGGCCACCAGCTCCTCGGCGAGGGCCAGATCCTCCACGTCGAAGGACTCGGGCTTCTCGGAGCGCCAGAAGTTGACGACACCCATCACCAGGGGGCCCACCCGCAGGGGCACGGTGATCAGTGAGTGGATTCCGTAGTCCACGACCTGTGCCGTGCGCCGGGGATTCTGTGCCAGCCAGCCCGGCGCCTCGCCGAGGGCGGGCTCGAGGACGGCCTGGCCGGTGCGGAGGCTGTGCGCCTGCGGCGACGTGGGCACGAAACGGATGTGCTCGCCCCTCGGATAGAGCGGAGCGTCGTCGCGGATCCCGCCGTACGCCGTGCGGCGCAGCTCGGTGCCCGCGTCGTCCGGCTCCTGCCCGTTCAGTACGGCGTCGGCCAGGTCCACAGTGAGGAAGTCCGCGAACCGCGGGACGGCCATTTCCGCGAGTTCCTCGGCCGTACGGGTCACGTCCAGGCTCGTTCCGATGCCGAACCCGGCGTCGTACAGGAGTTTGAGTCGCTCCCGTGCCACCTCGGCCCGGCCGGACAGTGCGCGCAGTTCGGTGGAGTCACGGAGTGTCGCGACGCTGCCGGACGGGCCGCCCTCAAGGTCGGTGGGCCGTTGGTTGATGGCCAGCAGCCGGTCTCCGACCAGGTGCACCTCGTCGGAGGCGATGCGCCCCGAGGACAGCAGGCCGGCGGTGGCCGCGTCGAGGCCGAGGTCGAGGACGTGCCGCCCCTCGGCGTCGTCGGGAAGGTCGAGCAGGCGGTTGGCCTCGTCGTTGGCGAGCAGCAGCCGACCCTCGCCGCTGACGATGATCACGCCCTCCCGGACGGCGTGCAGCACCGCGTCATGGTGCTCGTACATCCGGGTCATCTCGTACGGGCCCAGGCCCCGGGTCTGGCGCATCAGGCGTCTGCTCACGAGCGCAGTCCCCGCCGTGGCCAGGGCGAGCCCGACGCCCGCGGCCGCCAGGACGAGCGGCAGCTGCTGCTCCGCGACGCCGCCCACGTGGGCGGTGGTGATTCCGGCCGACACCATGCCCACGACCTTGCCGTCGGGATCCTTGACGGGCACCGTGGCCTGCACCAGCGGCCCGATCGTGCCCGTGATGTTCTCGACGACCGGCTGCCCGGCCAGCACGGGTGCGGTGGTCCCGACGAATTTCTTTCCGATCAGGTCGGGGTTGGGGGAGGTGTAGCGGATCGCGTCGGTGTTCATCACGACGATGAAGTCCACCGGCGCCGCCTTGCGGGCGGCTTCGGCACGGGGCTCGAGCACGGCCGTGGGGTCGGGGGCGCTGAGTGCCGCGCGGGTGCCCGGTGCGTTGGCGAACATCTCGGCTACGGCGAGTGAACGGTTGCGGGCCTCCTGCGTGCTGTCGTGTCGTACCTGCAGCACCAGCGCCACGACCGCGGCCAGGACCAGGAGGATCACGATCACCACTTGCAGGACGAAGACCTGTCCGGCGACGCTGTGCCCGCTCAGCGCCGACCGGGGCCCGGCGGACGGGCCCCGGCGGTGCGTGCCTCCTCCGCGTTGCCCCCGCAGATGAGCGAGCGGTTTGTCGAGGCGACGGGTCGACTGAGCCCGGGATCGACCCAATAGTCCGACCATGTGCCTATGTCTACACTGCCCGGCGCCCGGAGGCGAGGGACGTCACGCCATGTGATCGACGGTGGCCTCGCCCCCGTGGTGCGGCCCGGAATCGTACGTCGAGTGCTGCCGTCCTGGGGATCTGGCCGCATCATGGAGGGGTATTCATTTGCCCGGATTTGTGGCCCAGGTGCGGGAGGTCGTCATGACAACCCCGGAGTACTACCGGCTGACCTTCACCCATCAAGGATCGGGTACCAGCGTTGTGACGGACGAGGTGGTCGTCGCGAGAACCGACGCCCTCGGGCCGGGCGGCAATCCCGTGTACTGCGATCCCACCGGAATCCTCCGTGCCGAGATCAGCCCGGCGGGGGAGGTACGGATGCTCGCCAGCGGTGCCTACCAGTCGCCGCTCAGCCCCTCCGCCGAACCGATTTCCTGACGACGAGCGCGCACGGGGCGGCCCCGACGGGGCCCCGTTCATCGTGGCCGCCGGGTGGCCGTGACACGCTCACTCGAACCGGGAGGGATCCCCCGCTCCGAGCCGTACGATTTCGGGCTCCCGGCCGGAGAAGTCGATGACGGTCGTCGGCTCGGTGCCGCAGTCGCCGGAGTCGATGACCGCGTCCACCACGTGATCGAGCTGCTCCTTGATCTCCCAGCCCTGGGTCAGGGGTTTGTCCTCATGGGGCAGGAGCAGGGTGCTCGACAGCAGCGGCTCACCGAGTTCGGCGAGGAGCGCCTGGGCCACGACATGGTCGGGAATCCTGACCCCGACCGTCTTCTTCTTCGGGTGCAACAGCCTGCGCGGCGCCTCCTTCGTCGCCGGGAGGATGAACGTGTAGCTGCCGGGAGTCGCCGCCTTGACCGCCCGGAACACCGCGTTGTCGACGCGCACGAAGTGGCCCAGCTGCGCGAAGTCCTCGCACATCAAGGTGAAGTGGTGCCGCTCGTCGAGCTGGCGGATCGAGCGGATGCGATCGAGTCCGTCCCGGTTGCCCAGCGCGCACCCGAGCGCGAAGCAGGAGTCCGTCGGGTAGACGATGAGCCCTCCGGCGCGGACGATCTCGGCCACCTGGCCGATGGTGCGTCGCTGCGGGTTCTCCGGGTGCACGTCGAAGTACTTGGCCATGCGCCGAGCTTAGGTCCGCTGCGAGGGTGTTCGGCCGACCGGCGCTCAGCCCCTGAGATCTTCACCTGTGGCTGCGCGCGGATGGCCGCGCGCAGTTGCGGCCGGTTGCGACAGGCGCCGTGGAGGCGCGCTGTGGACGTCCGCTTCCATGGTCAAAGGGGGGCCTGGGGAGAGCCGAATCGAGCCGGCTCGTGTCGATGAAGGGAGGCTCACCCCCGGTCGCCGTCCTGCACCGGTGTGAGGACCAGCATGGTGACGTCATCGCGAATCGTGCAGCAGCGGACGAGGTCGTCCCACACACCGTCGATGAGCGCGGTCGGCGACTCCTCGGCGAACTTGGACAGACGGTCGGCCAAGGGATAGAAGGCGCCGCTCGTGTCCCGGCTCTCGCTCACTCCATCCGAGGCGAGGAACAGCCGATCGCCGAGGTCCAGCCGGACGGTGCGCCCCTTTGGCGGGCAGGCGTCGAAGAATCCCAGACCCAGCGGAGCCCCCGGCTCGAGATCGATTTCGACGACTTCGGAGCCGCGCAGAAGCAGCGGGTACGGATGCCCGCAGGACACCAGCCGCACCGCGTCGGCGCCGCGGGAGAATTCGAGGAGGAGGGCCGTCGCGAAGAGCTCGGCATGCTCGGTTCCCTCGGAGTCCAGGATCAGCCTGCGATCGAGGCGGCCCGCAACCGCTTCCAGGTCGTGCTGGTCGAGCACAGCCTCCCGGAACGCCCCGAGAAGCGACACGACCGTGCCGACGGCCGACAGCCCATGACCCTGAACATCGCCCATGAGGGCCCGGACTCCGTAGGGCCCGTCGCGCACATCGAAGAAGTCACCGCCGACCAGCGTCTCGCGCTCAGCCGCCCGGTACAGACCGGCGCAGCGGACGGGTCCGACGCGCTTGGGCAGCGGTGGCAGGACGGCGAGCTGGGCGGCCTCCGCGACGGTCCGCACCGTGACGAGATGCGCGTCCCGCCGGCTGCGCACCAGCGACACGAACACGCTGAGAACGGCGACGAAGATGATGGTCAGCAGGTCGGTATCGCCCGGACGATTGAGCTCCAGTGGGGGGACGTGCAACAGGAGGACGACGATGAAGCCGAACACCCCTGTCGCAAACGGCCCGTAGGAGAGCACGGCGAGCGACGGAATGGCGCCCAGCAGAAAGCCGATGTCCAGCGGCCGCGGGCTCGCGAATTCGGCCGAGCAGACCCCGACCAGCAGCGCAGGCGGCAGCACTCGCACCCAGGGCGGAGGCGGCGAGCCACGCAGCCACCCCCGCTCCTCACCGTCACGCCGCCCAGACACGGTCCTGTCGACCATGACACTCCTCCTCACACCACCACGCTCCTCCCCTCGGCCCCGCCACGCACTCCGGTCCGCTCACGGACAGCGGCAAGGGCATCGCTCACGGACAGCGGCAAAGGCATCCCGGCACGCTCGCTCGTGCGCCCGCGAAAGCCGTACGCATGCGTACGGCCGCGGTCCCAGGCGGTCGCCTGTTGGTGCGGCGGCGCCACACGTTGAAGCTACGGCTCACATGTGTGGCGGCGTCGCGCCGGGCGCCTTGGCGGTGACCATCCAGCAGGCGGCGGTGAACCGGACCTCCGCGCCACGCACGTAGGGAGCGAAAGCGGGCCGGAGCGTTTCCACGACCTTCGCGCGAGTCCGCTCATCCGCCTCGTGCAGGGCTCGGCCGACGGGACCGAGCAGGGTGAGGTAACGAACCAGTTCGGTCTCAGGCAGGGTGCACGCGACATCGATCGGCTCCATTCCGATCCTGGTCCAGCCGCTTTCCTCGAGAATGCGGCGGACCCGATCCGCTTGCGCGAAAGCGAACTGGCCAGGCGCGTTCGGCTCACGCGGCGGCAGGTTGGGCAGGAGCGGCGCCGCGGCGCGCTCGGCCGTCGTCATGAACGGATTCTCTTCGGGGCTGCGCCAGGCGATGAACCGGAGTTCCGCGTCAGCCCTCGCCGCGCGCCGTAGATGCGCGAACGCACGGACGAAATCGTCGAAGAACATGACGCCGAAGCGCGAAATGATCACGTCGAAGCCGCCGGGCTCGAAAGCGTAAGTCGCGGCGTCGGCACGGATGAAGCGCGTCGGCACGCCATCCCGCTCGGCGCGCGCTCGGGCGGCCGCGATCATCGGCTCCGAGATGTCGATGCCGACGCAACGTCCCTCCGCGCCGGCTCGCCGCGTGACAGCCAGCGTCGTGGCGCCCGTGCCGCAGCCGACATCGAGCACGCTCGAGCCGGGGGCGACCGCTTCGGCGAGCAAGCCCTCGAAGGGCCTGAGCAG
This genomic interval from Streptomyces dengpaensis contains the following:
- a CDS encoding DUF6296 family protein codes for the protein MTTPEYYRLTFTHQGSGTSVVTDEVVVARTDALGPGGNPVYCDPTGILRAEISPAGEVRMLASGAYQSPLSPSAEPIS
- a CDS encoding L-threonylcarbamoyladenylate synthase, translating into MAKYFDVHPENPQRRTIGQVAEIVRAGGLIVYPTDSCFALGCALGNRDGLDRIRSIRQLDERHHFTLMCEDFAQLGHFVRVDNAVFRAVKAATPGSYTFILPATKEAPRRLLHPKKKTVGVRIPDHVVAQALLAELGEPLLSSTLLLPHEDKPLTQGWEIKEQLDHVVDAVIDSGDCGTEPTTVIDFSGREPEIVRLGAGDPSRFE
- a CDS encoding SpoIIE family protein phosphatase/ATP-binding protein — encoded protein: MVGLLGRSRAQSTRRLDKPLAHLRGQRGGGTHRRGPSAGPRSALSGHSVAGQVFVLQVVIVILLVLAAVVALVLQVRHDSTQEARNRSLAVAEMFANAPGTRAALSAPDPTAVLEPRAEAARKAAPVDFIVVMNTDAIRYTSPNPDLIGKKFVGTTAPVLAGQPVVENITGTIGPLVQATVPVKDPDGKVVGMVSAGITTAHVGGVAEQQLPLVLAAAGVGLALATAGTALVSRRLMRQTRGLGPYEMTRMYEHHDAVLHAVREGVIIVSGEGRLLLANDEANRLLDLPDDAEGRHVLDLGLDAATAGLLSSGRIASDEVHLVGDRLLAINQRPTDLEGGPSGSVATLRDSTELRALSGRAEVARERLKLLYDAGFGIGTSLDVTRTAEELAEMAVPRFADFLTVDLADAVLNGQEPDDAGTELRRTAYGGIRDDAPLYPRGEHIRFVPTSPQAHSLRTGQAVLEPALGEAPGWLAQNPRRTAQVVDYGIHSLITVPLRVGPLVMGVVNFWRSEKPESFDVEDLALAEELVARAAVSIDNARRYTREHTMAVTLQRSLLPRSLPEQSALDIAYRYLPAQAGVGGDWFDVLPLPGARVAVVVGDVVGHGLHAAATMGRLRTAVHNFSALDLPPDELLGLLDELVGRIDQDEVAEGSGATITGATCLYAIYDPTSRRCAIARAGHPPPAVVRPDGSVAFPEVPAGPPLGLGGLPFETAELELEEGSRLVLYTDGLVEDRERDIDTGLEVLGTALAGADRSPEDTCRAVLDALLPARPSDDIALIVARTHALGADRIAEWQVPSEPAAVGVVRASVTRQLTEWELDEMVFTTELILSELVTNAIRHGSGPIRVRMVRDRTLICEVFDGSSTSPHLRYAATTDEGGRGLFLVAQLAERWGTRYTPAGKVIWAEQPLP
- a CDS encoding class I SAM-dependent methyltransferase, producing the protein MGDARGADDVQKALWTGGAARGWVEAQDLVEQLLRPFEGLLAEAVAPGSSVLDVGCGTGATTLAVTRRAGAEGRCVGIDISEPMIAAARARAERDGVPTRFIRADAATYAFEPGGFDVIISRFGVMFFDDFVRAFAHLRRAARADAELRFIAWRSPEENPFMTTAERAAAPLLPNLPPREPNAPGQFAFAQADRVRRILEESGWTRIGMEPIDVACTLPETELVRYLTLLGPVGRALHEADERTRAKVVETLRPAFAPYVRGAEVRFTAACWMVTAKAPGATPPHM
- a CDS encoding PP2C family protein-serine/threonine phosphatase translates to MVDRTVSGRRDGEERGWLRGSPPPPWVRVLPPALLVGVCSAEFASPRPLDIGFLLGAIPSLAVLSYGPFATGVFGFIVVLLLHVPPLELNRPGDTDLLTIIFVAVLSVFVSLVRSRRDAHLVTVRTVAEAAQLAVLPPLPKRVGPVRCAGLYRAAERETLVGGDFFDVRDGPYGVRALMGDVQGHGLSAVGTVVSLLGAFREAVLDQHDLEAVAGRLDRRLILDSEGTEHAELFATALLLEFSRGADAVRLVSCGHPYPLLLRGSEVVEIDLEPGAPLGLGFFDACPPKGRTVRLDLGDRLFLASDGVSESRDTSGAFYPLADRLSKFAEESPTALIDGVWDDLVRCCTIRDDVTMLVLTPVQDGDRG